One segment of Longimicrobiaceae bacterium DNA contains the following:
- a CDS encoding FadR/GntR family transcriptional regulator: protein MPPSLRDRIKPLANLSRVDEVELALLKLLASNDLKPGDPLPKEVELAEAFGVSRTVVREALTRLRAIGLVESVKRKGSVITHPDVLTPLERMLHPQILDEDTLRDIFEIRLVLEVGMADFLFARMTPAQLEELENIVAEEKEGSSAVFDQEFEVRFHGKLYEISGNRTLQRFQSLLLPVFGYVHRSGMLEQPGPADAPFVTHHELVEILRSGSPERFREGMRIHLENHFRRVL, encoded by the coding sequence ATGCCGCCTTCCCTTCGCGATCGCATCAAGCCGCTCGCCAACCTCTCGCGGGTGGACGAGGTGGAGCTGGCGCTCCTGAAGCTCCTCGCCAGCAACGACCTCAAGCCGGGGGATCCGCTGCCCAAGGAGGTCGAGCTCGCCGAGGCCTTCGGCGTCAGCCGCACGGTGGTGCGCGAAGCGCTCACGCGGCTCCGCGCCATAGGACTGGTCGAATCGGTGAAGCGCAAGGGCAGCGTCATCACCCATCCGGACGTGCTCACGCCGCTGGAGCGCATGCTCCACCCGCAGATCCTCGACGAGGACACGCTGCGCGACATCTTCGAGATCCGCCTGGTGCTCGAGGTCGGCATGGCCGACTTCCTGTTCGCGCGCATGACCCCCGCGCAGCTGGAGGAGCTCGAAAACATCGTCGCGGAGGAAAAGGAGGGCTCGAGCGCGGTCTTCGACCAGGAGTTCGAGGTCCGCTTCCACGGTAAGCTCTACGAGATCTCAGGCAACCGCACACTGCAACGCTTTCAATCGCTGCTGCTGCCAGTCTTCGGCTATGTCCATCGCAGCGGCATGCTGGAGCAACCCGGCCCGGCGGACGCCCCTTTCGTCACCCACCACGAGCTGGTGGAGATCCTTCGCAGCGGCTCCCCCGAGCGCTTCCGCGAGGGAATGCGGATACACCTGGAGAACCACTTTCGGCGGGTGCTCTGA
- a CDS encoding pyrroloquinoline quinone-dependent dehydrogenase, with the protein MACPLRAQEIPWVANGGDVQGTRFSRAAVISPENVSRLEHAWTYHTGELDPRYETAKPAALEATPLVSEGVMYIGTPLGRVIALDAATGEELWVFDPEIRRDIEYGDFASRGVSLWVDPQAVPDAACRRTIFMANAQSQLWALDAATGEPCERFGEGGMVDLLRGLRIPPKEPHAYTVTSPPAVVHGLVITGSSVGDNTWPDLPSGEVRAFDARTGELRWSWDPIPQDPADPAYDEWGGAMAHRTGAANAWSILVADPERDLVFIPTGSAAPDYYGALRLGDNRYANSVVALRASTGELVWSFQTVHHDLWDYDNAAPPALVTVRRDGAEIPAVAAATKTGMLFILHRETGEPLYPVEERPVPASRIPGEQASTTQPFTTGIAPLSPHSLTLQEVWGANEGDRDACRAMIEPLRNEGIFTPPDLQGTLVIPSNVGGAHWGGLAWHPERRIAVVPVNRVAAEVQLLPRDSVDLSNAVAESDRLGLGYEYNPMHGTPYVMRRRILLSPGGLPCSPPPFGTLVAIDLDTGERVWEVPLGSVEALVPEGTELPPTWGSVGLGGPIVTATGVVFIGASLDRSLKAYDLGTGELLWRGELPSSARSTPMTYQLDGTQYVAIAAGGGEVFGEGDAIVVFKLSP; encoded by the coding sequence GTGGCCTGCCCACTCCGGGCGCAGGAGATCCCCTGGGTGGCCAATGGAGGTGACGTACAGGGCACGCGCTTTTCACGCGCCGCGGTCATCAGCCCTGAGAACGTCTCCCGTCTGGAGCACGCCTGGACCTATCACACCGGCGAGCTCGATCCGCGGTATGAGACGGCCAAGCCGGCCGCCCTGGAGGCGACGCCCCTGGTCAGCGAGGGCGTCATGTACATCGGGACGCCGCTGGGGCGGGTGATCGCGCTCGACGCGGCCACCGGAGAAGAGCTCTGGGTCTTCGATCCGGAGATCCGACGCGACATCGAATACGGAGATTTCGCCAGCCGCGGCGTGTCGTTGTGGGTCGATCCGCAGGCGGTGCCAGATGCGGCCTGCCGCCGCACCATCTTCATGGCCAACGCCCAGTCCCAGCTCTGGGCGCTGGACGCCGCTACTGGCGAACCGTGCGAACGATTTGGAGAGGGCGGGATGGTGGACCTGCTGCGCGGCCTGCGCATCCCTCCCAAGGAGCCGCACGCCTACACGGTCACCTCGCCGCCCGCGGTGGTGCACGGTCTGGTGATCACCGGGTCTTCGGTGGGTGACAATACCTGGCCGGACCTGCCCAGCGGCGAGGTGCGCGCTTTCGATGCGCGCACCGGGGAGCTGCGCTGGAGCTGGGATCCGATCCCGCAGGACCCTGCCGACCCGGCCTACGACGAGTGGGGAGGGGCCATGGCGCACCGCACCGGCGCGGCCAATGCCTGGTCGATTCTCGTTGCCGATCCAGAGCGGGACCTGGTCTTCATTCCCACCGGCAGCGCCGCGCCCGACTATTACGGTGCGCTCAGGCTCGGCGACAACCGCTACGCCAACTCCGTGGTTGCGCTGCGAGCCAGCACCGGGGAGCTCGTCTGGTCCTTCCAGACCGTGCACCACGATCTCTGGGACTACGACAACGCGGCGCCGCCGGCGCTCGTCACCGTGCGGCGTGACGGTGCGGAAATCCCGGCGGTCGCCGCGGCGACCAAGACGGGAATGCTCTTCATCCTGCACCGCGAGACGGGCGAGCCGCTCTACCCGGTGGAGGAGCGTCCCGTCCCCGCCAGCCGGATCCCGGGGGAGCAGGCCTCGACGACGCAGCCGTTCACTACGGGGATCGCGCCGCTGAGTCCCCACTCGCTGACGCTGCAGGAGGTATGGGGTGCGAACGAGGGGGACCGCGATGCGTGCCGCGCCATGATCGAGCCCCTGCGTAACGAGGGCATCTTCACCCCGCCGGATCTGCAGGGAACGCTGGTGATCCCGTCCAACGTGGGTGGCGCGCACTGGGGAGGACTGGCCTGGCATCCGGAGCGGCGGATCGCCGTCGTTCCGGTCAACCGGGTCGCCGCCGAGGTGCAGCTCCTGCCGCGGGATTCGGTGGACCTCTCGAACGCGGTGGCGGAGAGCGACCGGCTGGGCCTCGGCTACGAGTACAATCCAATGCACGGGACGCCGTACGTGATGCGGCGCCGGATCCTGCTCTCACCCGGCGGGCTCCCCTGCTCGCCTCCGCCCTTCGGGACGCTGGTGGCGATCGACCTCGATACCGGGGAGCGGGTCTGGGAGGTGCCGCTCGGCTCGGTCGAGGCGCTGGTGCCTGAAGGAACCGAGCTGCCGCCGACCTGGGGCTCGGTGGGGCTGGGCGGGCCGATCGTGACAGCGACGGGGGTCGTATTCATCGGCGCGTCGCTCGATCGGTCGTTGAAGGCGTATGACCTGGGAACGGGTGAGCTATTGTGGCGCGGCGAGCTCCCCTCGAGCGCGCGCTCCACGCCGATGACCTATCAGCTCGACGGAACGCAGTATGTGGCGATTGCGGCGGGAGGGGGTGAGGTGTTTGGAGAGGGGGACGCGATCGTGGTGTTCAAGCTCAGTCCGTGA